The DNA window GTGACAGTACAGACAActccaagccccttccccagcCCGCCGAGTAAAGGCAGCAGTTCTGAAACCTCACAGGCACAGCCAAGCAAGGAGGGAAAAGCAAGTTCTACATAGGCAACGATCATTCATCTGGACACTAATGCTGCCAGAGGGGCGGGACGGAGCCCCAGAAAACTTCGAGGCAATAAGGATCGAAGCAAAAGAAAAACGGTTCAGTCGCCAAAGAAGAAGATCAGAGGCATTATTATGTGACAGAAGTTATAACAATCAAAATTATGAAagacttttgttttatgttgtgtcTGAGAAAGCACAGCCAGGGTGAGAGGgaataaaaaggaaggagagaaagagtggCCGTATTAATATGGATATCGTTATGTCggatataaattttaaaagaacagcCCTAAATTATTTGAAGTGAAAGGCAGACTGTGAGGAGAGAGGTTGAAAACGTGAAGAGAATAAGCCCCATAAGTGAGTGGAATCAAAGACAGGCTGAATAATGTAAAGTGTGAACTCGAGGGATGAGAAGCAAAGGCCAAGATAAATTACAGGAGGTGAAAGCGGCAGCGGCCGCAGAGGGAAGAGggaccagaaacaaacaaaccaaagtcaGATGCAAACGCCACGTGGAGCAACAGGACcaggtgaaaaaaattaaaatgtttttaatcctcttataaaaaaaaaaaaatcaaaaccccaCAGAATTGTAAGAAAAGAGTCGGGGATCTGACATGAGGCAAGACGCACACAGCGTCATTGTGGAAACTAAATGTGTTTTCTGTTTAGTGGGGTGGCTTTGTGAGTCTGGAACCATTTTGACATGTGGAAATATTCATTTTGATGTGCTTAAAGTGTATTGATTATGGTAATTGTTTTTTCTGTGTTAGTTGCAGTCCATTGTGATTTCCTATGGGCTACTGTAATTGCTTTTTAACCTGCTCTGTTGGCTAATTTGGGCTGGGGGAGCCAAGGTGACCTCTGCATATGGGCCTCACTATAATTACTAGGTAAGAGTAGCGAAGACCAGCCGAAGAGAAATTGACAAAAGCAGGCCATGTGCTTGTGTACCCCAGAGAGGAGCCCGTGCTGAACGGAGGGTCCGGAGTAGCCATGCCACTTTTACCACTCACTCAGCCACTGGCCTTCTGCTCCAGTGCCTTTAGCTCTCCCAGGCCCTCTGCAGCTTCCCCAATCTACTTTTGCTGACCTCAGAAAAGGAGGAAGCACTTCCTAGTTCACAGCCTCGGCCATGCTTTCACCTTGTCActcactttctgtttttcttatggcAGAGTTCTCAGAAGTCCtataaaatagtttatatttgggAGTTGCCTGTCGGTCTCACGTATACTTTGTACCCAAGTCTGGATTGTCATCTGGTCTATGGCCATCCCTGGGGTTGAGCATTGGTATTTCTGTTTTCTCAATGCGTGAGTTGGCCATTAAAAGAAAGATGATCTTATTTGAGAAATCAGTATGACTCCCATAAGGCCATATACGTCTCTTGCCATTCTGTCCTTCATCGTATCAAACATTAGTGGGTAGTTGTCATATCAATTGCTTCCATGTATTGAGGTTTTACTATCAGGAGCACCCCTTGGTAACCGTAGAAACAGCCGGAAGAGGATGGTGCCATCATTACCTCAGTTTGTGGAGGGATTGAAGgcttgggaagagggagaaacTCGAGATGGTAACTCACTGCTTCTTCCAAATTAAAATTCCTTGATCAGAAGCTGCAGTTGTGTTATCAGACCTAACCCCACAGCCAAGCATTTAACATTGAAATCACCTGTCTCCACCCATGGGCATGCTTCCCGGATTCCACCCCAAGATTCCATGCTTTGAAGTGCACATGCAGGAATGAGAGCATCATAAATAGATTCTCTGCGttctgggtgggtttttttttttcccacatccTCATTTCTTAATGAATACACATTTTTAGTTAAAAGTCAAGTTTCCTTAGTCCTTTTTCTCAAatcattttcttccctctctaAAAGCAGTTACAGGGGGTTTCGGTATGTCttgtttttcccccttcttttttatcatcatgatcatcattGCTATCTGTCTTTCAGTCCTGGAGATTCATCCCTGTGTCTTAAACGTCTGAGGCAAGTGCTGAATCACTGAACCACAGCTTCAGCCTTTACCAGGTTGCTCTAATCATTGCAGACCTGCGCATCTATAAGAATATGTTGCGTTTGAACGTATACTTTCATAATTTACATAAATGTCAGTGTACTCCTCACATGCTCTGCAATTTGCTTTCTTTAAGACCCATCTATGTTGTACTTTGAGATTTCCATTTAAGTTCCCAGGGCATATTAACTGTCCTCCGGTTACAGTGACTTGAAATGAAGGCGCATATTGCCGAAAGATCTCAAATCATTTCTTGTTTGATGAGGAGGGAAAACTCTGGCCGGAAGAGCTGTCTGCCATCTCTAATTTGAAGACTGGGTGGGGGTATCTTTCAAGTGTGAGCCGCAGCTCTGAGGTAAAAGCATCTGGTCTAGGCTGGAGTAATCTGTGCTGACTGGGTGAGGGATGAGGAGTGGCTTTTAAACACAATTATGTGCAGCGCATGTGCTATTGAGGATGCCATGGCTCCCTCCCGGCAAGATCCCGTCATGCTGGTGTTGATGGCTGCACTCCTTTGCGATGGGTGAAACAGAACCAGAGTAGACAAACATCTCTTCAGCATTTGTCTGACACACAGATAAAGACTCGGGTCTCGGTGTTCCCTCTGTAGTTGGTGAACATTTGTTGAACACCAATAGTGAAGTAGACACAGGACATGCAGCTGCTTGCAATACCATTTCCGGCTAAGAAGGAGCCTTGCTGAGTTTTCTGTCTGTGTTTTATTAAAGGTCCACACACGTTCCTGTCGGGGAGGATCAAGTCCAGCACATGGAACTTGTTCAGGATCTAGCTCGAAGTTTCAACCAGAAGTATGGGGAGTTGTTTCCATTGCCCAAGTCCATTCTCAGTAAGTGACAAGAGGGTGGTTATGAAATCTGGGCACACACTGAAGAGTAAGTGGATTGGAGACCTGGAACTTAGCTGGGACTAaatttgggattcttaactggaATCCTTTTTGTTTGGGGTTATGTGGGACTAGGAGATGATATTGGAgtctagaaaatataaaaaaaaaattatgagctGGGCTGTgtcagtgcacacctttaattccagcactaagaaggcagaggcaggcggatctctgtgagttccaggccagcctgtctacagagtgagtttcaggacaggctccaaagctacacagagaaatcctgtctcaaaaaggaaaaacaaaattgtaaaatatgggagaaacttttttaaaaaatcataattttagtttctaaaatatatgtcaatagtttatataaaataagattttatttgaTAGAGCAAATTACATGCCCTATTTTACGCATAAGCCAACTAAGGCTCAGCATGTGTTCAAGTCACATGTCCAGCTGATCACAGAGCTGAGCCCTGTCAGCTCTTCTGATCCCAAAGCCTCACCCTTCTTAACATTCACAGTAAGACAAATGTCAGGAGAATGAGAAGTGCTCAGTCATAGTCCAGACAAAATGAGGAAGAGTGGATGATCCCCAAAGGTGGTTTTCTGAGATGAACAGGAGAGATGGGGCAGTGCATCTGAAATGCCAGCCTCAGCTCTGCTAGGGTATCTCATGTGTTGAAGTCAACCTCCTTTTTAGCAaacaggatttctattgctgttttACCCACTTCAGTTTCATCTTTAATAGCCATAAACAAAGCAGGTATCAATAACACTGGAGTATGAAACATAACCTAACACCCccctctctctgcgtgtgtgtatgtgtgtgtgtgtgtgtgtgtgtgtgtgtgtgtgtgtatgtgtgtgtgtgtttctatgactgtgtgtatgtgtgtgtgcatgtgcctgtaaaTTTATAATTCTGTGTAGAGATGTGGAAGGATTGCTACAGATGGTTAAATGAAGCATTCCTACAGCAaggtgggaagtggaggcaggagaatggccagCTGGCCTAGGGGATGCTGCATggtggcagaaaaaaaaagataacctgCCTCAAAACAGAGTGGATGATGAAAACAGATTCCCAGAAGTTGcccctggcctcaaactctccatgGCACGTATGTATCTgtacatacatccacacacacaagtttttaaaaatatagattgtGTTCACAGAGCCATCTTGGCACTCGCCAAGTGTGCACAGCATAGGCAGTATAACCAGCATAATTCTGTTTGTGCCAGTTACACACTGGATGAATCACTACCCATACATGATGTGGATATTGCATTATCAAGACCTGTTTCTGGTGTCTTTACTTCCACATTTGATAAACTGCTCAAATTCTTCAAGATGAAGGTGTGCTATTTGTGCAGTCAGATAATATCTCTGGTATTTTTGGTGTCTTCGAGATCTAGATTGTAACAGTCTTGATGACTTGTCTTCTTTTCACTAGCATCCATGAAGAAAGTGAAATCCCTCCGTGATCCCTCTGCTAAAATGTCAAAATCGGACCCCGACAAACTGGCAACTGTTGGAATAACAGACAGCCCAGAGGAGATCATGCAGAAATTCCGCAAGGCTGTGACGGACTTCACGTCGGAGGTCACCTACGAGCCGGACAGCAGAGCTGGCGTCTCCAACATGGTGGCAATCCATGCAGCGGTGTCAGGCCTCTCTGTGGAGGAGGTGGTGCGCAGGAGCGCCGGCCTGGACACTGCGCGCTACAAGCTGCTGGTGGCGGATGCTGTGATCGAGAAGTTTGCTCCAATCAGGAGAGAAATTGAGAGACTGAAAATGGATAAGGACCATTTAAAGAAGGTTTTACTTGTTGGATCTGCAAAAGCCAAAGAATTAGCCTGTCCTGTGTTCGAGGAGGTGAAGAAATTGGTGGGGATTCTGTAGGAAAGTCAGCCAGTCACCTGCACTCCAGTCAAGACAACTTTCCTCTGGCAGATTTTAGTCTGTACATATTTGGTTTGATGAGTGCTTCCAATCGATGTTCTAATTCCATCAGCAAATGCTATTATCAGGAGAGCTGAAGCAGGTGCAGCTCTCTGCACCCCAGTTAACTGAGGCACCGTATTTTGGGTCTTAAGTATTCCGACATACTTGACAGCTAAACAATAACTGAGCTATGATGTGTCACTGAAGTTTTTtccggtcctgcccagccccacagaccccccACAAGCCACTTATAatataatcactcagaagcttatgtgaattaaaactgcttagccactagctcaggcctaccattgactagctcttacatttaaactaacccatttctgttcatctacatgTCGCCACGTTTttttgtggctttacctatgtgccattacatgctgctccctggatggcaagctggcatcctgactcagccttccagccttcccacaattctctttgtctgcttatcccgcctatactttctgcctggctactggccaatcagcattttatttatcaaccaatcagagcaacacattcacagcatgcagagcgGTATCCACAGCAGTGATGTGTGCTTATTTGTGCCATCTGTACTGTGACAGGTGCACTTTGTCTATCTCTGAACCCTTTGTAAAGCTGTACATAGAGGTCCTATGCTGTAATCCTGAATCTAGTAGTTTTTGGAGTTCTTCAAAACAGGTTGATTCTTACAGCTCATGTGTCACCGAGATGATGTTTATAACCTCAAGTATTTGAGTGACTTAACttgggccagcaaggtggctcaggcTCAAGTCTGACAGTCATGTTGAGTTCATCCTCAAGACCaacgtggtggaaagagaaaattgactggcaagttgtcctctgacctccatttgtgCACCTtggtataaatacacacacacacacacacacacacacaccaccaccaacaacaacaacaacaaataaataaaaatataataatctaatacaataatctacctaACTTCTGCTTGTTTCCCAAGAAGCCATGCAGGCTTATTCCAGCAAATGTTGGTTCTTAAATTCAGAGATTCAGGAGGTCAGCATCTGAGAGCTGTTGTATTACCTCAGTTTCATTTACTTATTATGCAGGGCCAAGTTGTTGTCTCATGTGTCTtccccgccccccacctcccactttttttattttttgagacagggtttctttgtgtagccttggctgtcctggatctcattctgtagaccaggctggcctggaactcatagagatcttcctgcctctgtctcccaagtgctgggattaaaggcatgtgccaccactgcctggctggatcGTGTTCTTAATaagcacttttatttttatacccaTCTCAGTTTAGTCTCACCAACCCCTCCCTCTGGCACACATTGGAGAGGAGTTACATTTTACACATAGTGGAACCAGGGGGCAGAAGGTAGAATTAGCTCGTACAGCAAAGGTAGAATTAGCTCGTACAGCGTCACTAAGTAAGAAGCAGACCCAAGAGTGAAGCCCTTTCTCCCTACTCCCACAACGAGTGCTTTTTAACAATTCTCCCCAAAGCCCCGAGAGCCAAAGTTTTGAACCTCCAAACATTCCAGTTTTGAAGATAGGTACTAGAAAGACAAAGCCTGAaatagtgattttatttgtatcaaCTCAGCTAGTTGATACAAACAAAACCTCAGACGTGGGTCCCAAGACCTCGCTTCTAGATGGCAGAGACGCCTGCTTGTTGTCTCTGCCAGACTCCAGTGGGAGTGAGGACTGAAGCCTCCAATATTGCCAGTGAAGGGAAGCGTCTCATCTTACGTCTGCCCCAGTCTCTAGGAAATCACAAACCACCCAGACATAGATCTCCACTTCCATGTTCACACCTGAAGACAGAAATGGCAGTCCTGGCTTGCACACGAAGGCCTCATATCAAGATTGATTTTGCAAGGACCAGCAAGGTGGATCAGCAGAAAAGGGCGTTTGATGCcaaccaagcctgactacctgagttcagtccctgagatTCACATAGTAAATGGAGAGACCTGGCTCCCCAAAACATGctttgacttacacacacacacacacacacacacacacacacacacacagagagagagagagagagagagagagagagagagagtgagagagaccaCAGTGGCATACACAAGCCTgttcacatacaaataaatgtttattttttaattttaagattgaTTTCACAACACACACCATTGTCACTTTAGACAATTGGGACTAGGAGACACGGCATCCCAGAGTCAAGATTAAAACACAAACTTGACTCAGGGAAAAGATACATTTTACCTTTTTTATTGTCGTTGTTGGGGTGGCATGttgttttcttaattcatttatttattagtgtgtatatttgtgtggcAGGCTCATGCCAAGGCATGCTACACCTGGCCCGTTATGTgccatgaggaaggagagagacaacacaTGGGTATCAAAGATTTTATTAAATCACCACGTAAGCGGATCACTAATCAATCAGGGCTGCAGGACAGGGACTCGAGAGCCTTGTTTCTCCTGACAGACCAAGGAGGGTCAGAAACAGGTTTATAAGCATGAAAATCACAAATATTTGTTGCCAAGTTATGATTATaattttcaccaatcaggattTAGAGATTAGGGGCTTCCTTGAATGTTCCATCATTGTCAACCTTTACAATGCAAGCCTTTCAGTCCagccaatcagattcatttgttctttcggTGGTTAAGAACAGCTATAATGTTTCTAGAAAACTAAAGATGCTTAACAACTATTTGTAAGGTTTAGGGAGGAGATTGATCAGCCATTGGAAAGTTCTTGGTTTGCCTAGGAACCTGAACTTTATTTCACCCTACAGGGTAAAGTCTAAAGTGCTTAAGccaaggtgcttttgcctgctccctTCGATATCTGTCAGGGTTGGAGGATGATGTATGGGACCAGTTCTCTCCGTCCACCATgggggttccagggatcaaagtcaggtcatAAGGTATGTTTCCCTGTTGAGCCATTTTACTGGCCCCTACATTTTATCTTTTAGATCTTTGTCAGAGATGTCTGTAATCTGAGGGCATCACTGGACATGTTTCTTCCAAGGatctttttactttcattttattttaattttgtttaattgtgtgtgtgtgtgtgtgtgtgtgtgtgtgtgtgtgtgtgtgcatgtgcgtgcacacatgggTGCATGAGCACATGCTCATGTGCGTATACatgccacagtacatgtgtgATGTCCAATGCCAATTTGCGTGAGCTGGTTTTATTccactctgtgggttccaggggtcaaactagactgtcaggcttggcagcaggcacctctACCTGCTGAAGCATCTCACCAGCACCTTTCACTTTCCCTGTTAAGGAAGCCTGTTAGGAAAACTGGAAATTATATCTATCAAACCAGTTGCCTGTTTATCTGTGTGGTTTTTACCCCCTGGCAACACTTCTGTCTACTGGGAATTAAAGACAACATGGAAAAGATCTCCAAaagtggaggtgggaggaagcaTTAGAACGGGATAACCTCTGAGGAGCAAAGTCAGTGCACTGGTAGACTAGAGTTGACTGCATCCTGTTATTTAAGACTCCTACTGCATAAAATCTAAATTTGCCATAATAATTAAGATTCTTGCTCAATGCATTAGTGTTCTCCAGGGGAAAAATCAAATAGGACACATAgaaacagggggaaaaaaaaggagtttattgggggctgaagaatggctcagtggttaatggcATATACTCTTCTTGCCAAGGACAtgcagtttgtttcccaatacccatgctgggcagctcacaactgcctgtaactccagctctaaggggaTCTGATATCTCTGGACTTAGCATACACctatactcatatgcacatagcatatatatatatatatatataatacatatatatatatatatatatatcctaaaaaaaataatttgttgtATGGATTGGTACAAAAATTGGAGAAAAAAGTCAAAATCATAGTATGTTTGTTGTCTTCAATCGAGGGACTCAGGAGAATAGTGTGATCCAGTCCAGATTTAAAGGCTAAATAATCAGTGGTACACTCAGTCCAAGGCTTTCAGAACCTAGAGACTGGCATGGGAGCTCCTGTGTAAGTCCCAGAGTCTGAAGACCAGACTTTGGCATTTCAAAATGGACCAGCTCAAGGAAAGAACAAGTTGGCCTTTCCCAAGTTTTCGAAGTGATCCCTCAATGGATTGGCTGGGGCCTGGCCACATTGACAATGATAAGTCTTTGTTTACTGACTCAGCTTCCAGTCTTTTCTAGAAATAACCTTACAGTACACCAAAAAGGAAAATAGGAAGTTTCACCAGCTATCTATGCAACACAAGCTGACACATAATGTCAACTGTTGCACCCAGTCACCTCAAAAAGTTGATCAAAGAACAAAGGCTACAACCTGGATATGTTTTTCACATCTCTTCCCATTTCATTCACaggcctagaaaaaaaaaatttttgagacagggtctctacttAGCCTTGACTGCCCTGgtccactatgtagaccaggctggccttgaactcacagaaatccacctacctctgcttcttggatg is part of the Peromyscus eremicus chromosome 6, PerEre_H2_v1, whole genome shotgun sequence genome and encodes:
- the Wars2 gene encoding tryptophan--tRNA ligase, mitochondrial isoform X1 gives rise to the protein MALCSVRKARECWSFIRALHKGPAATPAPQKDSVERVFSGIQPTGIPHLGNYLGAIESWVKLQEKYDTVLYSIVDLHSITVPQDPTILQQSILDMTAVLLACGINPEKSILFQQSQVSEHTQLSWILTCMVRLPRLQHLHQWKAKAAKQKHDGTVGLLTYPVLQAADILCYKSTHVPVGEDQVQHMELVQDLARSFNQKYGELFPLPKSILTSMKKVKSLRDPSAKMSKSDPDKLATVGITDSPEEIMQKFRKAVTDFTSEVTYEPDSRAGVSNMVAIHAAVSGLSVEEVVRRSAGLDTARYKLLVADAVIEKFAPIRREIERLKMDKDHLKKVLLVGSAKAKELACPVFEEVKKLVGIL